The sequence atgcATCACATTTCAAGGCCCAAGTCTTGCTGAAACAAAGGCATGTTTTCCTGAATTTTTACATTGCATAACCTCTGATATATTCGGTCACAACACTGgagtttcatttatttcacatttcaatCTTCATCTTGTGCTTGAATGCTTTGCTCTCAGGACATGATTCTGAAACACATCGCTGTGACTGCCAAAAACTGTAGTCAAGTTTTACTATTTATTAACGCCCCAAAACTGGATTTGATTATGAATACGCTGCCTTCTCCATGAAGACCTGTGACTCCTCCACACCGGGCTGCATTCCTCAACTGACTGCAACCACACCAGCACCTGGGGTACCTATAACGTCTCCTTCTTCTGAGACAATTACATCTGTTTTCtagtattattaaaaaaatcatcccTTGAAAAAGTATTCAGATTCATGTATCTCTTTGGAAATTATATTCAGCTAAGGATCTGCTGATCTAAATAGACCTGAATGTAGTATTGCACATCTTCACAACCATATTTGTCAAATATATCTGTAAAAAGTGTAGAATTTTTATCTTTATACCACTCAAAAATTTTTATGTAACACCTTGATACACACTTTGTAAGATACTTGTAAAGATTATTTTCTCATTGCTGTTTACAGTTACAGTACTGCTTCCACCATGAGAAATATCATCCATAACAACTGACTTATACATAATCTTATTCAACAATCAACTGCAGCAGAAAGATTGTCTGAAGATACATTCCATAAACTCACCATTGAGCTCATCTTGTGATTTCACGGCCCTTCTGCCACGGCGCTTGAAAAAGTTGGTGGCGTCTCTCTCTTCCATAAAAATCCTTCTTAGCCCACCTTAATACACACAGTAATGAGGAACACAAGTGACACATTTCATCCAGGTGGCAATGAATGAACCGTTATTCCGAGGACATACTCTACAAATCCCCATATTAGCCGTTCTGTTCTGAATAATCATTAGTGTCTGATAGAGGTGATACTTTTTTTCACCTTGTAGGCCTGCTGCTTTCTTATGCGCTTTGCCATCAGGTGCGTTTGCAGTGTCAACCTCGTAAAACACTGGAAAGAATGTCACAAGTAAGTGTTCTCAATTCAGTCTCATATGACAAACTAATTTTTCTACGATCATAccactgctgctgttttttttttttaaatccaaacCTCTAATAtccagaacattaaaaaaaaaccaatacaAAGTGTACGTTAAAAAACATTCTCGGTCAcctgtccatcatactcacagGTGAGGATGAACAGCAAAGCCAGACAGGTGAGCAAGGCAGGGCGCATCCAAGACATTTTTAAACCTGTGTCCAAGCTACAGAAGGGAATCACACAGGAATACAAGCAAGCTCTGATGTAAGGTGGAGTTTGTTACTGGGGACTGACTGCCAGTAGGAATTCAGGAGATCAGTCATGGGAGGAGCACGAGACTTTTGTCTGTTGAGGGTAGGCCATCATGGCAATAACAACACTGGGAGTTTAGTTTATGGAGTATTTCATTAAAAGATACAAAGGTATGCTTTATGTTGCTAGATTTGTTATAAGGTGATATGCGGTAACACAGCCGCACAGCAAGTAGCtctgccacctcacagctcatGGGGGGAAAGTAATTTTATATTGTTTGGTGAGGATCACACCAACTATATAACAATAGTGGACAGGGAACTCGTAGTCACCCTTTCtcaaacaattcaattcaattaaaatttttttttgtatagctcttttaacaatgggtATAGTTGCAAcaaagctttacaggaatagaaaaaaaatcagaatataAGTTATACAGTTTGGAATTTAAATTTATGTTTATCCCAAATGAACAAACCagaggcaacggtggcaagaaaaactccctgagatgacatgaagaATTAAAGAAAGccagagaggaaccagactcaaaagagagacaccggagaatgtgattataaatcatgaaAAAATTCTTCTCTCTTGAGTGCCACCAACACACTTAGCAAAAAATTATAACTTACTATATTGCTTGGGTACAAAATCTGATACAAAATGTGCCATGGAATTTATTTCAACTTTtcatctcaaacccaaatgtctaacgcaacaacaaataaattggccttgctgttccaatagttTTGGATTGTactctatgtatgtatgtatgtatgtatgtatgtatgtatgtatgtatgtatagacATTTCTTTGTGTTGTCATCATTTTCAAaatgatgttttctttttttattttatttatatatctttattttgttaataatatGCTGATTTCGTTCAAATAAACAATGTTTACTAAGGTTtaggtaatgtgtgtgtgtgtgtgtgtgtctgttgatAAATCTGACAAGGCTAGAGATAACTTGCTCAAACACAACCTCGGGTTCAACCGCCCTGCAATGAGGAGGGGTTCATTAGATGCCATTTGATTGGTCTGTTTCACCTGGTGGCTTCCACCAAATGTGGTCCCTCACTTATTTTCCCTCAGTACAAAACCTGAGTAGACATTAAACCTGGTAGACCAAAGTGGTACAATGCCCCGATTTACTGTGCATGTACGAGATGAGTGGCTGACCGTGCCCTGTAAGGATACATCCTGCTCTATACAGTGGTTAGGAGTGGAGGCTCTCAAGCGATATGTTAAAAACAAGCCTGATAATGGAGGCTTCCCTCACGTCAAAGATGTCTGTTTTGTGGCCAGGAGGTGCCAGGGCCAAGGACTGCTGGATGCTGATGATACGATAGATGACGTCTTGGAAGACAATGACTTTGTTGAGCTTGGTAATGTTCAGCacattctacttttttttttttaacacagttcTTCAGGTTGCTGTAATAAAACCTAATAACTGATCATTTTTTCAGTGACgtgtcttttgttttgtctagAAATAAAAGGAGACACCATGTCTTCTGATTTTATTCCTAGCCAGCCTGGAATGTCATATCTGTATCCTTACAAAACAATATATTGTGGTGTCACTATTTGTGTTCTCCTTGCGCTTAATACAATACATAGATTCAGAGCATTATCACTGTAAACTCTAATCTATGTGTCCGGTAagtttatttagaaatatttgaaGAGTTGCCCACCTTAACAAGCATAACCAGAACAAGAGCCTACAGAGAGCCAGAGGAGGTGAGATAGTTTCTTTCCTAACAGAGCTGACAAAAaggttgtaattttttttaaagaatgaaatTTTAGATAAGTTTCTCATTACGAATGCTGATGGGATATTTCAAATCTCTATAAAGAGACCTGACTTGTGTTttgactactgatcagaaagaCATTAAATTATCATCATTTTCAAAATCTCCTGAGTGATGAGTTTATCTGTGTACAGTACCTTTTCCTAGATGGCAACAGTCTCAATTCTACTGATCTAGTCAACCTAGGAAGAGGCCGTTACAAGATTAAGGTATAGGAATTTCGCTTGACTGTCATTCATCAGTGTCTcatttgcaataaatttactGTATTATTCACAATAGACACAATACAGTAATATTAAATGTAGTACTATTATTTACAACACTATACTAAAACCTCTAACCCACTTCTAAACGGCTCCAGAAATTGAAACAAAGCATGCCTAGGGATAAAtattggttgttgttgttgttgttgttgttgttgtaatcaGTTGACCCCTGAGGCTGAGAGAAAAGTCGAGCAGTCCAGAGAACTTCTGGACACCatagtgaaagaaaaaaaaggtaagcAGGTTATGCTTCAGAGCCTTTGATGTTTGATCTGTTTGtgtctgaactgaactgaactacaTCTCCTATACTGTAGCACTCATAATATAAAAGACTGCTTTAACATTAAAAAGTtcctaaacattttaaaatttggTACCTGTAATGAAttaatatctgatttttttttgctgtactCTCCAGTTGTGTATGGAATCACCACAGGATTTGGGAAGTTCGCTCGGACCGTCATCCCAATCAGCAAACTCAAGTATAATCACACTTTTGATTGTTGGAGTAAATGGGTATAAATTTCAGCCCAAAAgatttaaatgaaaagaaaaaatattttaaaatatatttttaataggGAACTGCAAGAGAATCTTATTCGCTCACACTCTGCAGGTAAGGTGATTTTCAGTATCTAAATATTGaccatttattatattttcaaaTGAATTGAGTTgaatggattgtgtgtgtgtgtgtaggtgtgggtaGCCCTCTGAGCCCGGAGAGGACTCGCATGCTGTTGGCCCTCAGAATAAATATCCTGGCTAAAGGACACAGTGGGGTTTCTCTGGAAACCCTGCACAGTATGATACAGGCATTCAATGGTACATAAAAGCTTTTAGTACTGTTATACTTGGAAAGTGCTCACTGATACTGATTTGTTCTTTTCTGCcaagaaacacaaaaacacacaggacCAGTTAAAGGCATCTTTGTTATTATGCTATTTCCTCTTGTTTCCTCAGCGTCCTGTTTGTCTTTCGTTCCTGAGAAGGGAACAGTGGGTGCCAGTGGAGACCTTGCTCCGCTCTCACACTTAGCTCTGGGGTTAATGGGAGAAGGAAAAATGTGGTCACCTAAGAGTGGATGGGCCGATGCAAAATATGTACGATCCTAGTACTCCGACATTGTCCATGCAGTGTCCCTGTGTTTACAAAGCTTAATGATGAAAGCATTATGAAATATATTTGCTTTCCCACACAGCAATCCTTTTAAGTCTGACCTTTGCATTGCACACAGGTTTTGGAAGCACACGGGCTAAAGCCTATATCACTGAAACCAAAAGAGGTATTACTCTAATCATTTCTGTCAGGCTTTAACCATGTTTATCTGTCTTTGTGTTGACACAGTGGTGATGGCCTCAGCTAGAAAATGTGCCCTTGACCCATCTGAAGCCAAGTTTTGTAACACCCTGAGATTATAGAAAAGGCTAGCTTTGGGGAGGATGACATAGAAACATAAAATCCATACAAAATACTGCTTAACTGCTGAATTGTTGAACTGCTGATGATTTTAGCaggttgtgttttattctaatCAATATGAACAAAGCTGGAAAGAAGGTGTTTCTGTGATTTAAAATGGTTTGTGTTGAGGATGATACAATTGCTTTAACATTCTACATGTCCTGATATGCAGGGTCTGGCTCTGATTAATGGGACACAGATGATCACTTCACTAGGTGCAGAGGCTGTAGAAAGGGCAGAGTCCATTGCCAGACAGGCTGATATCATTGCTGCGCTCACCCTGGAGGTCCTAAAGGGAACCACGAAAGCGTTTGACAGTGGTGAGAAAATACTCTCCATTATgcttcatataaaatatattatattttataacatttgaATATTCAGGGAAATACAGTCAGAAGTATTTTCTTCAAGTTTATAGAACTTACCAGTTATATGAGTCTCTTTTGGTGCATATAAAGACtgcactgacacaaacacttcTGAAAAAGAGTGTAGAATCACATACATGGATAACATCTATATAGAGTTGTCTGCTATCTATATGCTAATATAAAgcaaattattggcacccttcataaaaatatatatgaaaactAATTTGATATTTTGAGCTCACTGGACAGGATTCTTAGGTTCACACATATGGATATCCTCATCATGGACATATGGCTATCCTCATCAGGTTCAGACCACAGGTTCATATCCTGTGGCTGAGATtgtcattaaaatattaatatttgtgtTAACCATTAATGTGTTTTGAACTGAATGTATGTGTGGGGTAAATCTATAGTTAAACTTTAACCTCCTGACTGAAGCAAACTGGTTATCTGCTAAAATGTTTTGGTACTAAGCAGaaagctgaagatgaatgaagtgTTTGTAGATGTAGGAAATCTATCCTACTGCTAAATCTATCAAAATTAcaacaaccatcaccaccaccaccacaacaacaacaacaagactTGAGggcaaaaaaatattaaattttcaAGGATGCcaatttgttttcattatttaatttgttttattttaattgcatttaattttattctaattctgtaaataaatataaataaataaatatttattacaaaattatttatttattacaattttttatttaaatagttttaattaattttttattatttatattattggtCACTTTTATGAAGGGTTCCAATAATTCTGGATGACACATGGTATTATGGATTATGGTACATAATCGATACCTGAAAAAAGTTTGTGTCTTGCCAGGTCATAGTAGCAACAGAGAGCTCGTTGCATAGTGAGTTTTAGTGATGGATAAATGGAGAAATTCAGTGAAACTTCTCCTTAAAATATGACCTGTTTCAGCACCTGTTACAACAAAACTCCATACGCATACACACCAAACCTCTTGCAGACATCCATGAGCTGCGTCCCCACCCAGGACAGA comes from Hemibagrus wyckioides isolate EC202008001 linkage group LG14, SWU_Hwy_1.0, whole genome shotgun sequence and encodes:
- the ucmab gene encoding unique cartilage matrix-associated protein, with the protein product MSWMRPALLTCLALLFILTLFYEVDTANAPDGKAHKKAAGLQGGLRRIFMEERDATNFFKRRGRRAVKSQDELNVEQQQRLAADERKREYHEEQRNEFENYAEEEHNEQDERTQESTEQWREFHHDGLDPSYEYNRHTV
- the hal gene encoding histidine ammonia-lyase, encoding MPRFTVHVRDEWLTVPCKDTSCSIQWLGVEALKRYVKNKPDNGGFPHVKDVCFVARRCQGQGLLDADDTIDDVLEDNDFVELEIKGDTMSSDFIPSQPGMSYLTRAYREPEEYLFLDGNSLNSTDLVNLGRGRYKIKLTPEAERKVEQSRELLDTIVKEKKVVYGITTGFGKFARTVIPISKLKELQENLIRSHSAGVGSPLSPERTRMLLALRINILAKGHSGVSLETLHSMIQAFNASCLSFVPEKGTVGASGDLAPLSHLALGLMGEGKMWSPKSGWADAKYVLEAHGLKPISLKPKEGLALINGTQMITSLGAEAVERAESIARQADIIAALTLEVLKGTTKAFDSDIHELRPHPGQKEVALRFRALLDSDHHPSEIAESHRFCDRVQDAYTMRCCPQVHGIVNDTIAFVKNIINTEINSATDNPMVFAERGETISGGNFHGEYPAKALDYLCIGVHELASISERRIERLCNPSLSELPAFLVNEGGLNSGFMIAHCTAAALVSENKVLCHPSSVDSLSTSAATEDHVSMGGWAARKALRVIEHVEQVLAIEMLAACQGIEFLRPLHTTTPLEKVYDLVRSFVKPWIKDRFMAADIETAHRLLIEQKVWNVAKPYIEKYCTEHFPESRPSSPTAFSLESPPSPQKRVRLE